The bacterium genome segment ATCAGATCAAATGGTGACAGCGCCTTCCCCGGATTATGTCATCAAGGACAGCGATATACTGATCATGCTGGGGCGGTCGGAGGACGTAGTTAAAGCGCTGGAATCCTGAGCTATCGGTTGTCTGTGAGAATAGCCTGCAGAAGGGGGATGAGTGAAGGTATGTCGTCCTGAACTGTTTTCCAGATGATGGGTAAGGAAACTCCGAAATATTCATGAACCACAATGTTCCTGATCCCGCGCATTTCCAGCCACGGGGTTCCGGGATAGCGTTTTGCGATCTCTTCAGGAATGTGTCCAGCTGCCTCGCCGATAACCGTGAGGTTCCGGATGACAGCGTCGACTGTACGAGGGTCGGAATTGAATTCATCTTCGGTTTTATCGCCCACATATTCAACGATCCGGTTGCAGGCTTCAAGGATATCTTCGATACGAATCAGCCAATCCCTAGGCGGCACGGATCG includes the following:
- a CDS encoding DUF86 domain-containing protein, giving the protein MPPRDWLIRIEDILEACNRIVEYVGDKTEDEFNSDPRTVDAVIRNLTVIGEAAGHIPEEIAKRYPGTPWLEMRGIRNIVVHEYFGVSLPIIWKTVQDDIPSLIPLLQAILTDNR